Proteins co-encoded in one Candidatus Korarchaeum sp. genomic window:
- a CDS encoding Holliday junction resolvase, with translation MKVKRKGTKAERDLLDKLWRLGIGAVRVAGSGVSTHPSTDIIAGFRGRIAVIEVKVSSKEIVYIPPEEVKSINSLASVIGAEPWVAVKFTSERRGNFYMLKIDDARELKSGYLAIDLDLARSKGVSVEEFAKRIMA, from the coding sequence ATGAAGGTCAAGAGAAAGGGCACTAAGGCTGAGAGAGATCTCCTCGATAAGCTCTGGAGGCTAGGGATAGGGGCCGTGAGGGTCGCGGGGAGCGGTGTATCAACTCACCCATCTACGGATATAATAGCTGGCTTCAGGGGGAGGATAGCCGTCATAGAAGTGAAGGTCTCCTCCAAGGAGATCGTATACATCCCCCCGGAGGAGGTTAAGTCTATAAACTCACTCGCATCCGTTATAGGAGCTGAACCATGGGTCGCCGTGAAGTTCACATCGGAGAGGAGGGGGAACTTCTACATGCTCAAGATAGACGATGCCAGGGAGCTGAAATCTGGATATCTCGCTATAGATCTCGATCTCGCGAGATCTAAGGGGGTATCTGTTGAGGAATTCGCTAAGAGGATCATGGCTTGA
- a CDS encoding MoxR family ATPase, with amino-acid sequence MLTKELSREVEEIRRRFGIIGRREELAKMLIAAKGRKHILLEGPVGVGKTFLAKALAEYLCRDFIRVDGDERLDENKLLGYWDPPIVLKMGYVEEAFVPGPLTRAALSGSILFINELNRLPESAQNALLPAMDEGIIQIPHLGTLRAKEGFLIIATQNPEEDIGVYRLSEALRDRFVLIKLGYPSREEEIEIVKTHVPDVEDMIAEISVDIVRKTREHPAIIRGCSVRSSIDLARITSLMDGGDEKWYTSALMTLPQRIETGDSSIDKESLVKELVRSVLSGYKGDFPVQRDLQRSR; translated from the coding sequence ATGCTGACGAAGGAACTGAGTAGGGAAGTCGAGGAGATAAGGAGGAGATTCGGGATAATCGGTAGGAGAGAAGAGTTAGCTAAGATGCTAATAGCTGCTAAAGGGAGGAAGCATATACTTCTTGAGGGTCCAGTAGGCGTCGGGAAGACTTTCCTAGCGAAAGCCCTCGCTGAGTATCTCTGTCGAGATTTCATAAGAGTAGATGGTGATGAGAGGCTTGATGAGAATAAACTTCTCGGTTATTGGGATCCTCCTATCGTCTTAAAGATGGGATACGTTGAAGAAGCTTTTGTACCAGGACCGCTCACGAGGGCCGCTCTCTCCGGATCTATCTTATTCATAAATGAGCTGAACAGACTCCCCGAATCCGCTCAGAATGCATTATTGCCTGCTATGGATGAGGGGATAATCCAGATACCTCACTTAGGTACTCTGAGGGCTAAGGAGGGCTTCCTGATAATAGCGACCCAGAACCCTGAGGAGGATATAGGGGTCTATAGATTATCTGAAGCACTGAGGGACAGGTTCGTCCTGATAAAGCTCGGGTATCCGAGTAGAGAGGAGGAGATAGAGATAGTTAAGACTCATGTACCCGATGTAGAGGATATGATAGCTGAGATAAGCGTAGACATAGTCAGAAAGACTAGAGAGCATCCCGCTATAATCAGGGGATGCTCCGTCCGCTCTTCAATAGATTTAGCGAGGATAACGAGTCTTATGGATGGCGGGGATGAGAAATGGTACACCTCAGCTTTAATGACGCTCCCTCAGAGGATAGAGACCGGAGATTCTAGTATCGATAAGGAGAGCTTAGTGAAGGAGCTCGTCAGATCTGTCTTAAGTGGATATAAAGGGGATTTTCCCGTCCAGAGGGACCTGCAAAGGTCCCGATGA
- the map gene encoding type II methionyl aminopeptidase has protein sequence MDEDYIDAMMRLGEAHSSILEGFVSRVKEGVKLIDIAEESERKIREMGYEPAFPTNISVNQVAAHYTPFPGDGSSIPSGSLVKLDIGAHDEGIIVDAARTVVFDDKYEGMVEVAREALMRAIERMAPGRKLIEVSEAIYETIVSSGYKPISNLTGHKIEIYRLHAGVDVPNVPVRGNYRIKEWDVFAIEPFVTTPDSKGYVVSQGEPLIFSLRKKVGTRDEVERKVLKSIERNYSKLPFCERWIWNEIGMRVNDALIRLTKKGALFPYPPLIEVSGRPVAQYEDTILVTPEGAVNLTGGGK, from the coding sequence ATGGATGAGGATTACATAGATGCTATGATGAGGCTCGGTGAGGCGCACTCCTCCATTCTAGAGGGCTTCGTTAGCAGAGTGAAAGAGGGGGTTAAGCTCATCGATATAGCTGAGGAATCCGAGCGTAAGATAAGGGAGATGGGATATGAACCAGCCTTCCCAACTAACATCTCGGTGAATCAGGTAGCAGCCCACTATACTCCATTCCCCGGTGATGGTAGTTCTATCCCCTCAGGCTCTCTGGTGAAGCTCGATATAGGGGCTCACGATGAAGGGATAATAGTGGATGCTGCGAGGACAGTAGTATTCGATGATAAGTATGAAGGTATGGTTGAAGTAGCTAGAGAGGCTTTGATGAGAGCTATCGAGAGAATGGCCCCAGGAAGGAAGCTAATAGAAGTGAGTGAAGCGATATATGAGACGATAGTCTCCTCAGGTTATAAGCCTATAAGCAATCTGACTGGACACAAGATAGAAATCTATAGGTTGCACGCTGGTGTAGATGTTCCGAACGTCCCGGTAAGGGGAAATTATAGGATCAAGGAGTGGGATGTTTTCGCGATAGAACCTTTCGTCACTACGCCGGACTCTAAAGGTTACGTAGTATCTCAAGGCGAGCCCCTGATATTCTCCCTCAGGAAGAAGGTCGGGACGAGGGACGAAGTTGAGAGGAAGGTCCTCAAATCTATAGAGAGAAACTACAGTAAATTGCCCTTCTGTGAGAGGTGGATCTGGAATGAGATAGGGATGAGGGTGAATGATGCTTTGATCCGCTTGACTAAGAAGGGAGCGCTCTTCCCATACCCTCCCCTCATCGAGGTCTCTGGGAGGCCCGTAGCTCAGTATGAGGACACTATATTAGTGACCCCTGAGGGGGCGGTAAATCTGACCGGTGGGGGCAAATGA
- a CDS encoding cytidylate kinase family protein, with protein MFNICLSGMTGTGKSTLARKLAEKYGLKVVSGGEILKEIIAGEESLRDPGWWEREQGEEALERRLEDSKYDLEVDRRLMELAKEGGYVLDSWTMAYLLDCESCIKIFLKADFEARALRVAERDKISIEEAKRRIMIKEERSYRIYKGLYGFDIGKDLSPFHLVIDTTGLSPDDVFHVVSAYIDCLIKKGNIFP; from the coding sequence ATGTTCAATATATGCCTCTCCGGTATGACTGGGACGGGAAAGAGCACTTTAGCGAGAAAATTAGCTGAGAAATATGGTCTGAAAGTCGTATCCGGTGGGGAGATACTGAAGGAGATAATTGCGGGGGAGGAGAGTTTGAGAGATCCAGGTTGGTGGGAGAGGGAACAGGGCGAGGAAGCATTGGAACGTAGACTAGAGGACTCAAAGTATGATCTAGAGGTCGATAGGAGGTTAATGGAGCTCGCTAAAGAAGGAGGATATGTCTTAGATTCTTGGACTATGGCATACCTTTTAGATTGTGAGTCCTGTATAAAGATATTTCTGAAAGCGGACTTCGAGGCTAGAGCGCTTAGAGTTGCTGAGAGAGATAAGATAAGTATAGAAGAGGCGAAGAGAAGGATAATGATCAAAGAGGAGAGGAGTTATAGGATATATAAGGGTCTATATGGCTTCGATATCGGTAAGGACCTGAGTCCATTTCACCTCGTGATAGATACCACTGGACTCAGCCCTGATGATGTATTCCATGTAGTGAGCGCATATATAGATTGCTTGATAAAGAAAGGTAATATTTTCCCATAA
- a CDS encoding threonylcarbamoyl-AMP synthase, whose amino-acid sequence MRRIYLREGGEGIIDEVVDALRNGKLIIYPTDTVYGLGADAENINAVKRVYEVKGRPEEKRLTIAVSDIEMAERYAVIDEISRKLMEKFLPGKVTFILKKTSRVPDIVNPEAIGIRIPNVPIVLRIIREFGRAITATSANKSGSPPKLDPVEAAMEVEADLLLDYGRLPPSRPSTIVDLTRGEPVLVREGDVPFDLVMKEYSRIRYLLA is encoded by the coding sequence ATGAGGAGGATATACTTGAGGGAGGGGGGAGAAGGTATAATAGATGAGGTGGTCGATGCTCTGAGGAATGGGAAGCTCATAATCTATCCAACGGATACTGTTTACGGTCTGGGAGCTGATGCTGAGAATATAAATGCCGTTAAGAGGGTGTATGAAGTGAAGGGAAGGCCTGAGGAGAAGAGACTCACGATAGCTGTGAGCGATATAGAGATGGCTGAGAGATATGCTGTAATAGATGAAATCAGTAGGAAGCTTATGGAAAAATTTTTGCCAGGAAAAGTGACCTTTATACTTAAAAAGACATCGAGGGTCCCAGATATAGTAAATCCTGAGGCAATAGGCATAAGGATCCCCAATGTCCCCATAGTATTGAGGATCATAAGGGAGTTCGGGAGAGCTATAACAGCTACTAGCGCGAACAAATCAGGAAGCCCCCCTAAGTTAGATCCTGTAGAAGCTGCTATGGAGGTAGAAGCTGACCTCCTCTTAGATTATGGGAGGCTACCCCCTAGCAGGCCATCTACGATAGTGGATTTAACGAGAGGGGAGCCTGTATTAGTGAGGGAGGGGGATGTACCATTCGATCTCGTGATGAAGGAGTACTCGAGGATAAGATATCTCTTGGCATAG
- a CDS encoding TIGR00296 family protein, translating into MMHLELDEGSFLVRLARTAIVSFFANREVLEIKPPYPKLEEKSGAFVTLNTYPEGELRGCIGFPEPIYPLYKAVVRAALAAAFEDPRFPPLSEDEIDKVTVEVSVLTPPERIDTMVSKREELPELVIVGKHGLIVRRGRLSGLLLPQVAVEYSWSPEEFLDQTCIKAWMRPGCWLSEGTEVYRFSALVFAEESPNGKVVIRELG; encoded by the coding sequence ATGATGCACCTCGAGTTAGATGAGGGGTCATTCTTAGTCAGGCTCGCGAGGACTGCTATAGTCTCGTTCTTCGCTAATAGGGAAGTTCTAGAGATAAAGCCACCTTATCCGAAGCTTGAGGAGAAATCTGGTGCATTCGTAACTCTAAATACGTATCCCGAGGGTGAGCTCAGGGGATGTATAGGGTTCCCAGAGCCTATATACCCGCTATATAAGGCAGTAGTGAGAGCTGCACTAGCAGCGGCTTTCGAAGACCCGAGGTTCCCTCCCTTATCCGAGGATGAGATCGATAAAGTCACCGTCGAGGTCTCAGTTTTGACACCTCCGGAGAGGATAGACACGATGGTGAGCAAGAGGGAGGAGCTTCCAGAGCTCGTAATCGTGGGGAAACATGGGTTGATAGTCAGGAGAGGCCGCCTCTCTGGGCTCCTCCTCCCTCAAGTGGCCGTTGAGTATTCCTGGAGCCCTGAGGAGTTCTTAGATCAGACATGCATTAAGGCTTGGATGCGTCCGGGTTGCTGGCTCTCAGAGGGCACTGAGGTCTACAGGTTCTCAGCATTGGTTTTCGCTGAGGAGAGTCCCAATGGAAAGGTAGTGATCAGGGAATTAGGGTAA
- a CDS encoding DNA-directed RNA polymerase subunit P, producing MYQCLRCGYIFTKEEMEEYFKDFKCPRCGYRILRKVRKEEPKVVKAI from the coding sequence TTGTATCAGTGCTTGAGGTGCGGCTATATCTTCACTAAGGAGGAGATGGAGGAGTACTTTAAGGATTTCAAGTGCCCTAGGTGCGGTTATAGGATACTTAGGAAAGTGAGGAAGGAGGAGCCTAAGGTGGTGAAGGCGATCTGA
- the tsaD gene encoding tRNA (adenosine(37)-N6)-threonylcarbamoyltransferase complex transferase subunit TsaD: MSLGIESTAHTFGVGLVDGRGRILANKWRTYSSESGGMRPHDIAEHHFNVALDVLEEALSSAGVSPKDISIIGFSKGPGIGQALAVGAFIARSLSLKIKKPLFGVNHPIAHIEIGRAVTGSRDPVILYVSGGNTQVISHNGSRYVVLGETLDIGLGNAQDRLGREIGLPFPPGPIMDEIVGNWVELPYTVKGMDLSFSGLLTESLRKLRAGFKKEDIVWSFMEVAFSMTVEVAERALALTGKEELLLVGGVAASPRFREKVRRMCEERGARLKVPPPDLARDNGAMIAWTAFLCYKYGISPPEDPMNSKILPEWRADDLPWPLI, from the coding sequence ATATCTCTTGGCATAGAATCGACAGCTCACACCTTCGGTGTCGGTTTAGTAGATGGGAGAGGGAGGATCTTAGCGAACAAATGGCGTACTTACTCCTCAGAGAGCGGGGGGATGAGGCCCCACGATATAGCTGAGCATCATTTTAATGTAGCTTTAGATGTCCTAGAGGAAGCTCTATCCTCAGCTGGAGTTTCTCCGAAGGATATATCGATTATAGGTTTCTCTAAAGGCCCAGGGATAGGGCAGGCCTTAGCAGTAGGGGCCTTCATAGCTAGATCCCTCTCCCTGAAGATTAAGAAGCCTCTCTTCGGCGTGAACCACCCAATAGCTCATATAGAGATAGGGAGGGCTGTAACGGGGAGCAGGGATCCAGTTATCCTCTATGTCTCCGGAGGGAATACTCAAGTCATCTCACACAATGGGAGTAGATACGTCGTCCTGGGAGAGACCTTAGATATAGGATTGGGGAACGCTCAAGATAGGCTCGGCAGGGAGATAGGCCTCCCCTTCCCACCGGGCCCTATCATGGATGAGATCGTAGGAAACTGGGTGGAACTCCCCTACACAGTGAAGGGGATGGATCTCAGCTTCAGCGGCCTACTCACGGAATCCCTGAGGAAGTTGAGAGCCGGTTTTAAGAAGGAGGATATCGTTTGGAGCTTCATGGAAGTCGCTTTCTCAATGACAGTCGAGGTAGCTGAGAGGGCGTTGGCTCTCACAGGTAAGGAGGAGCTATTATTAGTTGGAGGGGTGGCTGCATCACCTAGATTCAGGGAGAAGGTGAGGAGGATGTGCGAGGAAAGAGGCGCGAGACTGAAAGTACCTCCGCCGGATTTAGCTAGAGATAATGGGGCTATGATAGCTTGGACGGCCTTCCTCTGCTATAAGTACGGGATCTCACCCCCAGAGGATCCCATGAACTCCAAGATATTACCGGAATGGAGAGCTGACGATCTACCATGGCCTTTGATATAG
- the tpiA gene encoding triose-phosphate isomerase — MHIPRLLINFKAYVESSGDRAVEISKSAERVWKETGVLIGVSPNIIDLRQVSSSVEIPVFAQHVDPIPAGAYTGHVPPSLVKEAGARGSLLNHSERQIPLRHIAESISIMRDLKLISIVCSPTPSESAAVAALSPDAIAVEPPELIGSGIPVSKAKPEVILSSLRSVRVVNSAIPLLCGAGISSGDDVRAALELGSYGVLVASAVTKSPDPQRKIRELAEPIASFTRA, encoded by the coding sequence ATGCATATACCCAGACTGTTGATAAACTTCAAGGCTTACGTAGAGTCATCAGGTGATAGAGCAGTTGAGATATCTAAGTCAGCTGAGAGGGTCTGGAAGGAGACAGGCGTTCTGATAGGGGTATCCCCGAACATAATAGATCTCAGGCAAGTCTCCTCATCTGTCGAGATACCAGTATTCGCACAGCATGTGGACCCTATACCAGCTGGTGCTTACACAGGGCATGTACCACCTAGCTTAGTGAAGGAAGCTGGTGCGAGAGGCTCCCTCTTGAATCACTCAGAGAGGCAGATCCCCTTAAGGCATATAGCCGAATCTATAAGTATAATGAGGGATTTGAAGCTCATCTCCATAGTCTGCTCACCGACCCCGTCTGAATCCGCTGCTGTCGCTGCTTTATCGCCAGATGCTATAGCTGTGGAGCCGCCTGAACTCATAGGTAGCGGAATTCCCGTATCTAAAGCGAAGCCAGAGGTGATATTGAGCTCCCTGAGGTCCGTTAGAGTAGTGAATTCAGCGATACCCCTCCTCTGCGGCGCTGGTATATCGAGTGGTGATGATGTCAGAGCGGCCCTAGAGCTAGGGAGCTACGGGGTCCTCGTGGCCTCAGCAGTAACGAAGAGTCCGGACCCTCAAAGAAAAATAAGGGAGCTGGCTGAACCAATAGCATCATTCACTCGTGCCTGA
- a CDS encoding signal peptidase I: MSSGKSIKREIISLIAVLILFLLIFQVVIPSISGVPTPFTVVTSGSMRPTLEPGDFIIVVGCDPYKLKEGDIIVFKVPWSENMIVHRIIKIERGPDGLIFYTKGDNNLIADPGYRKPSDIYGKVLTDEKGNVLFRVPWIGYFLEVLQILPVKLALAGLIVGYLIYDYSKEMRLKSDES; this comes from the coding sequence ATGAGTAGTGGGAAGTCTATAAAGAGAGAGATAATATCCTTAATCGCGGTACTGATATTATTCCTGCTGATATTTCAAGTGGTAATCCCGAGTATCTCAGGGGTACCTACACCGTTCACTGTAGTGACTTCAGGTTCTATGAGGCCCACTTTAGAGCCGGGGGATTTCATAATAGTAGTTGGTTGCGATCCCTATAAACTCAAGGAAGGAGATATAATAGTTTTCAAGGTCCCTTGGTCTGAGAACATGATAGTTCATAGGATAATTAAGATAGAGAGAGGGCCGGATGGACTTATCTTCTATACTAAGGGAGATAATAATCTAATAGCGGATCCAGGGTATAGGAAGCCATCAGATATATATGGGAAGGTCCTGACGGATGAGAAGGGGAATGTCCTATTCAGAGTACCATGGATAGGTTACTTCCTCGAGGTGCTTCAGATACTCCCGGTGAAGTTAGCGTTAGCCGGCCTTATCGTAGGTTACTTGATATACGATTACTCGAAGGAGATGAGATTAAAATCTGATGAATCTTAA
- a CDS encoding TATA-box-binding protein — MSLESDERGDSSEIVSEEERIQRILKNIREPEIAIQNVVSSADIRQRLDLHEISRRIKKSRYDPEKFPGLVLKIDEPKAALLLFSSGKFVCTGTKSVEESAKAINAAIEVLQKHGIEVKGRPLIKAENIVASAKLHVKVDIERLALELENTLYEPEQFPGLIFRMRDPDVVFLIFASGSLVCTGAKKESDVRRAVYKLRDILARKGYLVFE, encoded by the coding sequence ATGTCCCTCGAAAGTGATGAGAGGGGGGATTCTTCTGAGATAGTCTCAGAGGAGGAGAGGATCCAGAGGATCCTGAAGAATATTAGGGAACCTGAGATCGCTATACAGAACGTAGTATCTTCTGCTGATATAAGGCAGAGGCTGGACCTTCATGAGATATCCAGGAGGATCAAGAAATCTAGATATGATCCAGAAAAGTTCCCTGGGCTTGTTTTAAAGATAGATGAACCAAAAGCAGCTTTATTGCTTTTCAGTAGCGGTAAGTTCGTTTGTACTGGGACGAAATCTGTCGAAGAGTCGGCTAAAGCTATAAACGCAGCTATAGAAGTGCTTCAGAAGCATGGTATAGAGGTGAAAGGGAGACCTTTGATAAAAGCGGAGAACATAGTTGCCTCAGCTAAGCTTCATGTCAAAGTGGATATAGAGAGACTCGCTCTCGAGCTCGAAAATACCCTCTATGAACCTGAGCAGTTCCCCGGTCTCATTTTCAGGATGAGAGATCCCGATGTAGTATTCCTCATATTCGCCTCAGGGAGTCTCGTTTGCACAGGGGCTAAGAAGGAATCCGATGTGAGGAGAGCTGTATATAAACTCAGGGATATCTTAGCTAGGAAGGGATATCTAGTATTCGAGTGA
- a CDS encoding VWA domain-containing protein → MKEIANYYLINGDLNGLLALSNYSQVLVAELISEKGLPERVVLSMERDPEAAVKLYRQVRWKLNERSRSLFKRLIAKIVIKISSGDSRGFSVNSREYSRAYSPGMEFDLERTIERIIERCKNVDEIRYEDIVASDKRKRDKSLIIILDSSGSMTGKKILLAMMIAAIASHKLRGGRYGIVGFNSTAFIIKSPMDDKDSIRVIEEILDLVPIGYTNIADGLKKGLEISYHLKNPKYLLITDGEYNVGEDPRKIAKRFKNLCVIHTKGKRDSKGSALCREIARIGGDKYFSIDDIKQIQRVMRSILD, encoded by the coding sequence ATGAAGGAGATAGCAAATTACTATCTGATTAACGGTGATTTGAATGGTCTCTTAGCCCTATCGAACTACAGCCAAGTATTAGTAGCTGAATTGATCTCTGAGAAAGGTCTCCCTGAGAGAGTAGTTCTATCGATGGAGAGGGATCCTGAAGCCGCTGTTAAGTTATACAGGCAAGTGAGATGGAAGCTCAATGAGAGGTCTAGATCCCTCTTCAAGAGATTAATAGCGAAGATAGTGATAAAAATCTCATCTGGAGACTCAAGAGGTTTTTCAGTGAATTCTAGGGAATACTCGAGAGCCTATTCCCCGGGGATGGAGTTCGATCTCGAGAGAACTATTGAGAGGATTATAGAGAGGTGTAAGAACGTCGATGAGATAAGATATGAGGACATAGTGGCCTCAGATAAGAGGAAAAGGGATAAATCCCTCATAATAATCTTAGATTCTAGCGGATCTATGACTGGGAAGAAGATACTGTTAGCGATGATGATCGCAGCTATAGCATCCCATAAGCTGAGAGGAGGGAGATACGGTATCGTGGGATTCAATAGCACGGCTTTCATCATAAAATCTCCAATGGACGATAAGGATTCCATAAGAGTAATCGAGGAGATACTCGATCTAGTTCCGATCGGATATACAAATATAGCAGATGGTCTCAAAAAAGGATTAGAGATATCATATCACCTCAAGAATCCTAAGTACCTCCTCATAACGGATGGTGAGTATAACGTAGGCGAGGACCCAAGGAAGATCGCGAAACGCTTCAAGAACCTCTGCGTCATACACACGAAGGGGAAGAGGGATTCAAAGGGGTCGGCCTTATGTAGGGAGATAGCCAGAATAGGGGGAGATAAATACTTCTCCATAGACGACATAAAGCAGATCCAACGCGTTATGAGGAGTATCCTAGACTAA
- a CDS encoding fructose-1,6-bisphosphatase has product MMVRTTVSVIKADIGSLAGHHIVHPKLKEIAASELAEAKSSRIIEDFYVTSVGDDLQLIMTHRKGTDSSEVHGLAWNIFRKCADIAKELGLYGAGQDLLKEAFSGNLRGMGPGVAEMEFEERPSDPIVVFMADKTEPGAFNLPIFRIFADPFNTAGLVIDPKLHSGFIFEIMDLIESKVVELASPEDMYDILSLIGTPSRYVIRRVFRKVDREIAASISTTRLSLIAGKYVGKDDPVAIVRAQAGFPALGEILEPFSFPFLVAGWMRGSHAGPLMPVSERDARPTRFDGPPRIVALGFQVKDSKLIGPSDLFSDVAFDETRRMANFIADYMRRHGPFMPHRLGPEEMEYTTLPEVLKKLEGKFRHE; this is encoded by the coding sequence ATCATGGTTAGAACGACAGTCTCCGTTATAAAAGCGGATATCGGGAGTCTCGCGGGCCATCATATTGTCCATCCAAAGCTCAAGGAGATAGCTGCGAGTGAATTAGCTGAAGCAAAATCCTCTAGAATTATAGAGGATTTCTATGTCACATCCGTTGGGGACGATCTACAGCTAATAATGACGCATAGGAAGGGAACGGACAGTTCAGAAGTGCATGGACTGGCGTGGAATATATTCAGGAAGTGCGCTGATATAGCTAAGGAGTTAGGTCTCTATGGGGCGGGTCAAGATCTACTCAAGGAAGCCTTCTCCGGGAACCTCAGAGGGATGGGGCCTGGAGTAGCTGAGATGGAATTCGAGGAAAGGCCCTCTGATCCAATAGTAGTCTTTATGGCTGATAAAACTGAACCAGGTGCTTTCAATTTGCCGATATTCAGGATATTCGCGGATCCCTTCAATACAGCTGGACTCGTCATAGATCCTAAGCTTCACTCAGGCTTTATATTCGAGATAATGGACTTGATCGAGAGCAAGGTAGTGGAACTAGCTTCCCCTGAGGATATGTACGATATATTATCGCTAATAGGGACTCCCTCGAGGTATGTGATAAGGAGGGTCTTCAGGAAGGTCGATAGAGAAATAGCCGCTTCTATCAGCACGACGAGACTCAGCTTGATAGCTGGGAAGTACGTTGGTAAGGATGATCCTGTCGCGATAGTAAGAGCTCAAGCAGGATTCCCGGCATTGGGTGAGATACTCGAGCCTTTCTCCTTCCCCTTCTTAGTGGCTGGATGGATGAGGGGTTCTCATGCAGGTCCTCTGATGCCAGTGAGTGAGAGGGACGCGAGGCCGACTAGGTTCGATGGTCCTCCTAGGATAGTGGCCTTGGGATTCCAAGTGAAGGACTCGAAGCTCATAGGACCGAGCGACCTATTCTCAGATGTAGCTTTCGATGAGACTAGGAGGATGGCTAACTTCATAGCTGATTACATGAGGAGGCACGGCCCCTTCATGCCTCACAGATTGGGCCCAGAGGAGATGGAGTATACCACGCTCCCAGAGGTCCTGAAGAAATTGGAGGGGAAGTTCAGGCACGAGTGA
- the tfb gene encoding transcription initiation factor IIB (stabilizes TBP binding to an archaeal box-A promoter; responsible for recruiting RNA polymerase II to the pre-initiation complex) — translation MSRLPKGLEGRDAPDYSGEEIRCPRCGSKNIVEDPNTGDLVCQNCGLILDSSALDFSKDWRAFDSDEYVERAHAGAPVTPLRPGFGLDTDIVLTKGASKKSVNLLKRAQKHAADSKEKTIEPALRKIRDAADSLVLPQETIEDAATLYRMAARAGLVKGRSMDAMVAAVIYAACRRTDVPKTLEEISKFFALEEKEIGRSFRFLFRKLGIQIPPPKPENFVYLIASKLSLPEEVATQAIRIIKIAKRNGATMGREPVGVAAAAVYMACQELGLHRTQRELAQAANVTEVTVRNRYKELIARARNDWLEEIGEEKLNELKRRVAEYMKVSQATQPVK, via the coding sequence GTGAGTCGACTGCCTAAAGGGCTCGAGGGGCGGGATGCCCCGGATTATTCGGGTGAGGAGATCAGGTGTCCTAGATGTGGTAGTAAGAATATCGTCGAGGATCCAAATACTGGGGACTTAGTTTGCCAGAACTGCGGGTTGATACTGGATTCAAGTGCGCTGGACTTCTCTAAGGACTGGAGAGCCTTCGATTCGGATGAGTACGTTGAGAGGGCTCATGCTGGTGCTCCTGTAACTCCTCTAAGGCCTGGGTTCGGTCTAGATACCGATATAGTCCTCACTAAGGGGGCCAGTAAGAAGTCCGTGAATCTACTGAAGAGAGCTCAGAAGCATGCTGCTGACTCCAAGGAGAAGACGATAGAGCCGGCCCTTAGGAAGATAAGAGATGCAGCTGATTCCTTAGTCCTCCCGCAGGAGACTATAGAGGATGCAGCAACCCTCTACAGGATGGCTGCTAGAGCAGGTCTCGTTAAGGGGAGGAGTATGGATGCGATGGTAGCTGCTGTCATTTACGCTGCCTGTAGGAGGACGGATGTCCCAAAGACTCTGGAGGAGATATCTAAATTCTTCGCTCTGGAGGAGAAGGAGATCGGAAGGAGCTTCAGGTTCCTCTTCAGGAAATTGGGGATACAGATCCCCCCGCCCAAGCCTGAGAACTTCGTCTACCTGATAGCATCAAAGCTCTCGTTACCGGAGGAAGTAGCGACGCAAGCAATCAGGATAATAAAGATAGCGAAGAGGAACGGAGCTACTATGGGGAGGGAACCAGTTGGAGTAGCGGCAGCAGCTGTATACATGGCATGTCAGGAGCTGGGACTTCACAGGACGCAGAGGGAGTTAGCACAGGCAGCTAATGTCACGGAAGTCACAGTGAGGAACAGATATAAGGAGCTTATAGCGAGGGCTAGGAACGATTGGCTCGAGGAGATAGGAGAGGAGAAGCTGAACGAACTGAAGAGGAGAGTAGCTGAGTACATGAAAGTCTCGCAGGCCACTCAACCCGTTAAGTAA